CTTTGGAAGATATTGATATTTCCAtgatgattcgtaacagtagcaaaattacggttatgaagtagcaacaaccGAAAATTTACAGCTGGGGATCGCCACAACTCTcggaactgtgttaaaggattgcagcattaggaaggttgagagccagtgcgctggagagatggctcagtaggcaggGCTTATCGTATAAGTATGAGGCCCTAGCTTGATGTCCAAAATCCGCATTAAACAAACAATCAAAGCTGGGCAGaattgtaatcccagtgctggaaggcagagacatgaGGATTGCTGGGGCTCACTGGTGAACCCCCTGAGTGGAACGGCAACTCCCAGACCAGCAagaactctgcctcaaaaatgagtgaataaatgaccAAATAAATAGGCTGCGGGTGATGtggagagagaactcagtggGGAAGAGCATGTGTGtatcttccagagggcccaagttcagttcctagcacacacatatggtgactcagaaccacctgtaaccccagctccagagaatatgatgccctcttctggacacacacacacacacacacacacacacacacacacacacagttttggcAGAAAGCTCCTACATTTGAACTGTGATCTGATTCTGAACACAGAgtgagctctggctgtccagccTGTACCCACCCAGGATCTGCAGGGAGATGTCCAAGGGGAGGGAGAACGAGACTGGCATCAGTGAGTTTATCCTTCTTGGCATCACCAATGACCCACAGCAGCAACAGATCCTCTTCTGGGCCTTCCTGTGCATGTACCTGGTCACCGTGGTTGGGAACGCACTCATTTTCCTGGCCATCAGCTCTGACTCCCGCCTgcacacccccatgtacttcttcctcgcCAACCTTTCCTTTGTTGACATCTGCTTCACCACCAACCTCATCCCCAGGCTCCTGGCTAGCCATGTGGCCGGAACACGGACCATCTCTTACACCCACTGCCTGACTCAGATGTACTTTCTCATCTCCTTTGCCAATGTGGACACCTTTCTGCTGGCTGCCATGGCCTTGGACAGATTCGTGGCCATCTGCTACCCACTGCAGTACTGCACCATCATAACCCCCAAGCTCTGTGGGGGGCTGGCAGCCGTTGTGTGGGTGTGCTCTGGCCTCATCTCTCTGGTGCACACACTGCTCATGAGCAGACTGACCTTCTGCTCCTCGCCTCCGGAGATCTCTCACTTCTACTGTGATGCTTACCTGCTCATGAAGTTGGCCTGCTCAGACACACGAGTCAACCAACGTGTCTTCCTGGGGGCCGTGGTCCTCTTTGTGGCCCCCTGCATCCTCATCGTGGTCTCTTATGTCCGTATCACTATGGCGGTCCTCCAGATACCCTCTGCCAAGGGCAGGCACAAAGCATTTTCCACATGTAGCTCGCACTTGTCTGTGGTCACTCTGTTCTATGGGACAGTTCTGGGGATCTATATAAGGCCTCCAGATTCCTTTTCCACCCAGGACACGGTGGCCACCATCATGTATACTGTGGTAACCCCTATGCTGAACCCCTTCATTTACAGCCTGAGGAACAAGGACATGAAGGAGGCAGTGACAAGACTCCTCAACAGGGTCTCGAAGTCCTCTTAGCATGGTTAAATATCATCTTGGTGTTTGGATGTTTAAGACAGAAAggccgccgggcgtggtggcgagcgcctttaatcccagcactcgggaggcagaggcaggcggatcgctgtgagttcgaggccagcctggtctacaaagtgagtccaggatggccaaggctacacagagaaaccctgtctcgaaaaaccaaaaaaaaaaaaaaaaaaaaaaaaaaagacagaaaggcctGGAGCCTGACCTTGGATGTCACCTCTACCCTGTCTCCTCCCACTCACCTACTCAGActgtttttagaaaagaaaaaaaaatcatctagaAATTAGAATAGAATTTTACTACTACTTAGAAGAGACATTTAAATCTCTGCTgcagggaacaaaaaaaaaaaaaaaaaaaaaaaatctgattacaTTGAGTTAAAAAACACAAGAGTAATGATACTCTTAGTATCACTATTTCCATAATGAAAAAAACAGGGTAGAAAATCTAAAGCTAGGATTGAGGTTCCTTCCAGGCCTTTCCTCTATGGCCCCCAGGACCACACATTGATCCCAGTACTTCCAAGGTGGCTGCTGTGGTGCCAGCCATCTTTTAGCATCCCGAGtaaggagaagaaagacaaagagggTTTCCCAGGGGCTTTCTGAGAAGCCCTAAAGCCCCACTTGCCACCTTTTGGTCACATCTGAGTGACCTTCAGAGCAGTCAGAAGAGGCAGTTTTTGGTTTGGTCGTTAGTGCTGTCATTTGGTCTTTTATTGGTTAGAGTGAAACCCGTGGTAGcttagaaatgaaaggaagggTGAGACACCTCCAGAGCAGGGAGCAGGCTGGCCACACCCCTAATCATGGGTTGCCACAGTAACAAGCATTCAGTCCCATTGTTTTCAGAAGTACAAATGTGTTTTGGAGGTGGACTTCCTCTAGACTGCCTGTAAAACACAAGCCACGGATGGGACCCTACACTCGTTATTTTCCCccttatattttgcttttttttttttttttttcagagacagggtttctctgtttagccttggctgtcttggagtcgccttgtaaatcaggctggtctcgaactcacagagatccacctgcctctgcctcctgaatgctgggattaaaggcgtgcgccaccacacctggcatattttactttttaaagggaCCCTACActctttgtttttcctcaaattttctttattaaggGACCCTGCACTCTTAAGGTCGAACCTCTCAGTCCTAACTCTTGGGTGAGGTACCTCTAGGCAGAgccaataaataaaagaaagagaacttaGGGTCTTGTGACAACTTTGGGGGAAatgaaagggttttttgttgttgttgttgttgttgttgtttttacttctgtgtatgtgtgtgtgtgtgtgtgtgtgtgcctgtgtgagtatATGCCCTATGTACGCAGGTGCCCAAGAAGGTCACGAaagagtgttggatcccttggaactggagttacaagtggttgtgagttgcTTGTCTTGGGAaccgggaactgaacttggatgctctgggaaagcagcagcaagcacttttaagaGCTCCCGAGACCAACTTATTCTTAAGGAAATACATTTCATTGctctatagaaaaaaatgtagccgggcggtggtggtgcacgcctttaatcccagcacttgggaggcagaggcaggtggagctctgtgagttcgaggccagcctggactacagagggagttccaggacagccagagttgttatacagggaaaccctgtcttgaaaaaatgtaTAGCATTCAAACCTTGCTCATTATATAGAATATTGATATAAGCTAATATCAAACGCACCACCtgttctaaataaaacaaaacaagcaataaaGCAGTCTAGTAAGACATCAACATATTAAAACAGCGAGGTTTAATTTGTTCCTATTTGAGATGGTATCTAGCTATACAACCCAAGTTAACCTAATGTAGTAACCCtcgtgcctcagcctccccagtctTAGGATTGTAGGCATATACCACTATGCCAGGCAAAATAGGGAACAGTTGTCTATAGTatgtgaaaaatatatttctagattTGATATCAAGgcctaaataaatgtaatttttgaaaTTGGCTTCATGAGTTTGTATTAACTATacccttttattttctgtctcttcctaTGTTTTGCCACTTTAGCATGGGGGAATCCTCTGTGGTGAGAGAGGGAACCCCTCTGTGACAATGCCTCTTATAGTCAAATTCAGAAGGACCTCAACATCAGCCTCAGGTCCTGTCATGAGGTCAGTAGGGTTCCTAAGGCCTGGGGCACGTGGGATTATCTAAATCATCCAGTCTATGTCTCAGTGAGTCACCTTTCCCACCCCTACCTTCAGAAGCCACAACGGAGGTTCCTCACCCGTGTTTCCCCCCAACACTCTGGCCAACACTGGACTTCCTTGTGTGGTCCACACCTCCTGCTGCTGAACTCTGAGTTCGGAAACCTTGTGGCAGTCATTTCTATGCCTGCACGTCTTCCCGTGTGAGCAGCGGTGGAGAGACGAAGGTTCTGCGCCGCCCTGCGTGGCTGTCAGCTGTCAGAAAAGACCCTTTCTCCCTTCGCTCAGTTAACGCTTGCTCTTTGTCTAGACCACAGAAAGGCTGCTCAGGGCCTGCCAGAATTAAGCAGTTTGATAGTTTAAACATGAGGGGTGCTTAGGAAAAGTACAACATACGCCGAAGACACGGGTGTCTTTACAAAAGCTTAGGAACTTACTTTGCTTGTGTCCTTTCAACTGGGTTCAAAGGTTAAGTggagttttaaaattaaagtttttaaaatataaaaagatagtGAGTACCATTTCCCTTTTTGTAAGTAAAATCATAAAGTGGAGAAGACGTGCATCCCACCCCTGTGACccacgtgatggaaggagagaagtggtCTAAGATTTGTCACCTGACAGtgaaatcttaaaaatgaaacaaaatagcaaaaacagacatgtttatCCCATGTGGCAACTCTTAAAATAAGAGCACACAACTGGCCCCCAAAGTTTCTCAAAGTTAACTACCaaacagaaaagtgtgtgtgtatttgtatgtgtgtattcacattgtcacattatatatttatgttttacatatatgtaaatatatgtatatgtgtgtaaatatgtatatattatatatttgtgtatatataatatacacctgtttctgcttttaaaaaataagagcacCCTACAAGCCTGGAGAGGGGAGACAGGCCCTCAGACTTTAAGTCAAGTTGAGGTTAGTGGGAGTTGCAAGTTAAGAAGTGTAGCCACAGGGTCTGTGAGATGCCTCAGCCAGCAGAGATGCTTGCGGCAAACCCCTGACAAGTGGAGCTCCACCTTCAGATccagggtggagggagagaattgATTTccagaagttgttctctgacctccccatgcATGCTGCTGCAGACACATGCCTCGGTCATGCACAAATATCACAGGATACACATACTGTCTTAGGGTcttattgctctgaagagacaccatgaccaatgcaactCTTATAAGGGTAAACATTTCatggggctggcttagagtttgaGAGATTTATTCAATTATCATCCTGATGGGAAGCAGGCTagaatgcaggcagacacggCACTGAAGGAGCCAATAGtcctacatctttttttttttggttttttcgagacaggatttctctgtgtagccttgactatcctggactcactttgtagaccaggctggtctcgaactcacagcgatctgcctgcctctgcctcccgagtgctgggattaaaggcgtgcgccaccatgcccggctcttttaaaagttttgttttgtttgaagatctatttattttatgtaaggactgtatctgcacatacacctacatgccagaagagggcatcagatcacactatagataattgtaagctaccatgtggttgctgggaattgaactcaggacctctggaagagcagccagtgctcttaccctctgagccatctctccagtccctagttctacatcttggtctgAAGGCAACCAGCAGGAGAGTGGATGTGTTTTACACCTGTCAgagcttgagcatttaagacctcaaagtcctgtctccatggtgacatatttcctccaagaaggccacacctcctaatagtaccactccctatggccaagcattcaaacacaggagtctgtgAAGGACACACCTCTTCAAAGcaccacaataataataataataataataataataataataataataataataataataataataataataataatttttaaatgtgaaaattaaatctttcatttccacttttgtgtcatgtgtgcacacatgattTTATATATCTGGATTAAAATCTAGGagtcacaaataaaagaaagcacgcagtatttgtctttcagaATCTGACTTATCTTCCTTAGCATCTCTCGCTCTGGTTGCATGTATGTCACTGCAAACAGCATAACTTAATTCTTGTTCttgttcctgttcctgttcctgttcctgttcctgttcctgttcctgttcctgttcctcctcctcctcctcctcctcctcctcttcttcttcttctttttcttcctctttcttacgatttattaattatgtatacagtgttttgcctgcatgtacacctgcaggccagaagatctcattgtaggtggttgtgacctgaactcaagacctttggaagagcagccagtgctcttaacctctgagccatctctccagctcaacttaattcttctttatggctaatGAAAGCTCACGGTTCATGTACACAACATTTTCCTCTCCGACCTGTGCTGCTGGCCATCCGGGCTCTCTGTACCTTCGTTCCTGGGAACATCGTGATCGTGGGTGTGGCAGGTTGACGAGGAGCCCGTGCAGGGATGGACGAACACCTCACCTCCATCAGCGTCCGCAGACTGCTGCATTCCAGAGAAGACTGCCACTATTCAGACTGCCTGGCGATCCCTCTGGTTTGTCCGGTGTGTCTACTCTTGGTTTGTGTCATACAGATACATATTTAAAGGGTAGGCAGCAATCCCAGcgctaaggaggctgaggcaggaggaccactgaaAGTGCAGAACCTGTGGCCACAGGGTGAGTTCTTGTGCAACTTAAAGAGACCCTGTCAGAAaaagagaagggtggaagaagtCCTCAAGCCCCCTTTGACTGAAGCCGGTggtctcttgctctctctggtGTCTATCTTTGGTACTGCAGGTCAAGCTCAGCGCGTTTGTTACTTACAGTTGAACAGAGAAGTGGAATTATTGCATACAGCTGGTGCAGGGGCTAggatgaccacacacacacatacacaaggaggcagggttattatatacagctgaacaaggaggcaggtttGGCTGTTCTTGGTAGGCGCGGTCTCTCTGCAGGGATACAGTCTGTAAACACCGGGTGCTGGGGAAAGCGATGGTGGATGttctctgcacacactgtcaacgtTCCCACTTGGACCAGAAGGTTTGCCACTGCTCTGAGCCTCG
The genomic region above belongs to Acomys russatus chromosome 25, mAcoRus1.1, whole genome shotgun sequence and contains:
- the LOC127208157 gene encoding olfactory receptor 1D2-like gives rise to the protein MSKGRENETGISEFILLGITNDPQQQQILFWAFLCMYLVTVVGNALIFLAISSDSRLHTPMYFFLANLSFVDICFTTNLIPRLLASHVAGTRTISYTHCLTQMYFLISFANVDTFLLAAMALDRFVAICYPLQYCTIITPKLCGGLAAVVWVCSGLISLVHTLLMSRLTFCSSPPEISHFYCDAYLLMKLACSDTRVNQRVFLGAVVLFVAPCILIVVSYVRITMAVLQIPSAKGRHKAFSTCSSHLSVVTLFYGTVLGIYIRPPDSFSTQDTVATIMYTVVTPMLNPFIYSLRNKDMKEAVTRLLNRVSKSS